One part of the Xiphophorus hellerii strain 12219 chromosome 17, Xiphophorus_hellerii-4.1, whole genome shotgun sequence genome encodes these proteins:
- the slc13a4 gene encoding solute carrier family 13 member 4 isoform X2 has translation MEACCAYVLMVTAVYWVSEAVPLGAAALVPAFLYPLFGVLKSSEVAAEYCKDTTLLLMGVICLAASIEKWNLHKRIALRMVMIAGAKPGMLVLGFMCCTVFLSMWLSNTSTTAMVMPIAEAVLQQLICTGLADSHHDSETGDAPEEDSAVSTKEENLDKNQLELLYQNEQNERSKQDLCSFTEGQAGELNGFGLQPVLNKTFVRQTNGHLPQVAIEIPNVKRVRARRDSQYPTKRDHMICKCLSLSITYAATIGGLITITGTSTNLIFAEQFNTRYPEAKVINFGTWFIFSFPIAIIMLVLTWLWLHFLFLGCNFRETCSLSKKRKTRRETMSEQRIQEEYAKLGPISYPEVVTGIFFILMTLLWFTREPGFVPGWTSLFEKKGYRTDATVSVLLGFLLFLIPARRPFSSSSPSCSNSEDSSDPDPLAPMITWKDFQRLMPWEIVILVGGGYALAAGCKVSGLSVWIGRQLEPMSGLPPWAVTLLACLLVSAVTEFASNPATLTVFLPILSALSETLLINPLHTLIPSTMCVSFGVMLPVGNPPNAIVFSYGHVKISDMVKAGFGVNLIGVAVVMLAITTWGVPLFNLTEFPTWAVARNVTGGL, from the exons gtAGCGGCAGAGTACTGTAAGGACACCACTCTGCTGCTGATGGGAGTCATCTGCCTGGCCGCCTCCATAGAGAAATGGAACCTGCACAAACGCATCGCGCTGCGCATGGTGATGATCGCAGGGGCAAAACCTGGCAT GTTGGTGCTGGGCTTCATGTGCTGCACGGTCTTCCTGTCAATGTGGCTCAGCAACACGTCCACCACCGCCATGGTGATGCCCATAGCCGAGGCCGTCCTGCAGCAGCTCATCTGCACCGGCCTGGCCGACTCCCACCACGACTCGGAGACCGGCGACGCTCCAGAGGAGGACAGCG CTGTTTCAACCAAAGAGGAGAACCTGGACAAGAACCAGCTAGAGCTGCTCTATCAAAATGAACA GAACGAACGCTCCAAACAGGATCTCTGTTCCTTCACTGAG GGTCAGGCGGGTGAGCTGAACGGTTTCGGTCTTCAGCCCGTCTTGAACAAGACTTTTGTTCGACAAACCAACGGACACCTGCCGCAG GTTGCCATAGAGATCCCAAACGTGAAGCGAGTGCGAGCCAGGAGAGACTCCCAGTACCCCACGAAGAGGGACCACATGATCTGCAAATGCCTGTCGCTCAGCATCACCTACGCAGCGACCATCGGAGGACTGATCACCATCACCGGGACGTCCACCAACCTCATCTTCGCCGAGCAGTTCAACAC TCGCTATCCGGAGGCGAAGGTGATCAACTTTGGCACCTGGTTCATCTTCAGCTTCCCCATAGCCATCATCATGCTGGTCCTCACCTGGCTCTGGCTGCACTTCCTCTTCCTCGGCTGCAA CTTCAGAGAGACGTGTTCGCTGAGTAAGAAGCGCAAAACCAGGAGAGAAACGATGTCTGAGCAGCGGATCCAGGAGGAGTACGCCAAGCTGGGCCCCATCAG CTACCCCGAGGTGGTGACGGGGATTTTCTTCATCCTGATGACTTTGCTGTGGTTCACCAGAGAGCCCGGCTTCGTGCCCGGCTGGACGTCGCTCTTTGAGAA GAAGGGCTACAGGACCGATGCAACCGTGTCTGTCCTCCTGGGCTTCCTGCTCTTCCTCATCCCCGCCAGACGTCCCTTCTCATCATCCTCACCCAGCTGCAGTAACTCGG aAGACAGTTCAGACCCCGACCCTCTCGCCCCCATGATCACTTGGAAAGATTTCCAGAGGCTGATGCCGTGGGAGATCGTGATCCTGGTCGGAGGAGGATACGCGCTCGCGGCCGGCTGCAAG GTGTCGGGCCTGTCTGTGTGGATCGGCAGGCAGCTGGAGCCCATGAGTGGCCTTCCGCCCTGGGCCGTCACCCTGCTGGCCTGCCTCCTGGTGTCGGCGGTCACAGAGTTTGCCTCCAACCCAGCAACTCTTACAGTCTTCCTGCCCATCCTGTCAGCTCTG TCGGAGACCCTGCTCATCAACCCCCTCCACACTCTGATCCCGtccaccatgtgtgtgtcaTTTGGGGTCATGCTTCCAGTGGGGAACCCCCCCAACGCCATCGTCTTCAGTTACGGCCACGTGAAGATCAGCGACATG GTGAAAGCAGGGTTTGGAGTGAACCTGATCGGCGTGGCGGTGGTTATGTTAGCCATCACCACTTGGGGCGTCCCGCTTTTCAACCTGACCGAGTTCCCCACCTGGGCAGTGGCCAGAAACGTCACCGGAGGCTTATAA
- the coa6 gene encoding cytochrome c oxidase assembly factor 6 homolog, translating to MAAPNSEQRKACWDARDQLWQCLDDNNDKIQSCQQVQGDFEAKCPAQWVKYFTKRRDFLKYKEKMQTEGFTPAGGPQVNS from the exons ATGGCGGCTCCAAACTCAGAGCAGAGGAAGGCCTGCTGGGACGCCAGGGATCAACTCTGGCAATGTTTGGACGACAACAACGACAAGATTCAATCCTGCCAGCAGGTCCAGGGAGACTTCGAGGCCAAATGTCCAGCTCAGTGG GTGAAATATTTCACCAAGAGGAGAGACTTCCTGAAGTACAAAGAGAAGATGCAGACAGAAGGCTTCACACCTGCTGGGGGCCCACAAGTAAACTCCTAA